In Streptomyces sp. NBC_00483, a single window of DNA contains:
- a CDS encoding substrate-binding domain-containing protein, whose amino-acid sequence MPETTSRRGLIFGAAAAVTAGGLLTACTSNEPSDKSDDKKTDDQPVADDKKGKQVTIGFAGPQADHGWLNAINDNAKERAKKYADVTLETTEGSNDTAAQIGQVETLINKKVDVLVVLPADGKALTQVGLKAMRAGIPVVNLDRIFNTPQAYRCWIGGDNYGMGLSAGHYIGEQLKDKKNAKVVELAGLDNLELTKQRTEGFDAALKNYPNIKKVARQAAEFTVESGQAKMAQLLQAQKNFDALWNHDDDQGVGALRAIKQAGRDDFLMVGGAGALSAFEEIKQDRGVLKATVLYPPTMAASAIDLARALGQGKGISGMAEFEIPAHLTLYSAVVDKKNVDQYMPTGFK is encoded by the coding sequence ATGCCAGAGACAACGAGCCGCCGGGGACTGATCTTCGGCGCGGCCGCGGCCGTCACCGCGGGCGGACTGCTCACCGCCTGCACCAGCAACGAGCCAAGTGACAAGAGCGACGACAAGAAGACCGACGACCAGCCGGTCGCCGACGACAAGAAGGGCAAGCAGGTCACCATCGGCTTCGCGGGGCCGCAGGCCGACCACGGCTGGCTCAACGCCATCAACGACAACGCCAAGGAACGCGCCAAGAAGTACGCGGACGTCACCCTGGAGACCACCGAGGGCTCCAATGACACGGCCGCGCAGATCGGCCAGGTCGAGACCCTCATCAACAAGAAGGTCGACGTCCTCGTCGTGCTGCCCGCCGACGGCAAGGCGCTGACCCAGGTGGGCCTGAAGGCGATGCGCGCCGGCATCCCCGTCGTGAACCTGGACCGCATCTTCAACACCCCGCAGGCATACCGGTGTTGGATCGGCGGCGACAACTACGGCATGGGCCTGAGCGCCGGTCACTACATCGGCGAGCAGCTCAAGGACAAGAAGAACGCGAAGGTCGTCGAGCTCGCCGGGCTCGACAACCTCGAACTCACCAAACAGCGCACCGAGGGCTTCGACGCCGCCCTGAAGAACTACCCCAACATCAAGAAGGTGGCCCGGCAGGCCGCCGAGTTCACGGTCGAGTCGGGGCAGGCCAAGATGGCCCAACTCCTGCAGGCGCAGAAGAACTTCGACGCCCTGTGGAACCACGACGACGACCAGGGTGTCGGCGCCCTGCGCGCCATCAAGCAGGCAGGGCGCGACGACTTCCTGATGGTCGGCGGCGCGGGCGCGCTCTCCGCGTTCGAGGAGATCAAGCAGGACCGGGGCGTGCTGAAGGCGACGGTCCTGTACCCGCCGACCATGGCCGCCTCCGCGATCGACCTGGCCCGCGCGCTCGGCCAGGGCAAGGGCATCAGTGGCATGGCCGAGTTCGAGATTCCCGCCCACCTGACCCTGTACTCGGCCGTCGTCGACAAGAAGAACGTCGACCAGTACATGCCCACCGGCTTCAAGTGA